In a genomic window of Candidatus Deferrimicrobiaceae bacterium:
- the recN gene encoding DNA repair protein RecN gives MLIELSVRNLAIFRDVRVPFAPGLNIVTGETGAGKSILVEAVRLALGERADPTAVKSGEAEAEVSARFDLSGRADLKEAWEEAGFPWEEELVLRRVIPAAGRSRAYFNGRMVSQTALADLSPLLVELVGQHSVVHLLSRAAALSAVDDFSKTAQEAAEMRGLYRRISALRRNVEESESRGANARERGEHLDFQVQELTRAALSPEEEEKLAADLQLFRNAAKVLSALRGAEDALSSSEHSSVASLSFAAARLKEAAAVDPRIAGLVERVRSLGIEAQELARELSGLSAAVDLSAEAMERTEERLSEIRRLRRKYGTDVPGLLAMLTELRAERERLEGAQEEARRLREQLRNEEEAGVRAATELGRKRREGAKRMGPAVGKELSRVALAGAKFRVELVSRPPGPESLSAHGFDEAEFLFCANPGQEMRPLSTTASGGELSRVMLALRNASARGRGNRTMVFDEIDTGIGGRVAERVGACLRGLSATAQVVCVTHLPQVAAFADAHLLVVKQSGKGSVATGVQALSKQDRIKELARMISGADVTEEAQAHARELIEGAARG, from the coding sequence ATGCTGATCGAACTCTCCGTACGCAATCTCGCCATCTTCCGCGACGTGCGCGTGCCGTTCGCGCCGGGGCTGAACATCGTCACGGGGGAGACGGGGGCGGGCAAATCGATCCTCGTGGAGGCGGTCCGCCTCGCGCTGGGAGAGAGGGCGGACCCGACGGCCGTGAAGTCGGGGGAGGCGGAAGCGGAGGTGTCCGCGCGCTTCGACCTCTCCGGGCGCGCGGACCTCAAGGAGGCGTGGGAGGAGGCGGGCTTTCCGTGGGAGGAGGAACTGGTGCTCCGGCGGGTCATCCCCGCCGCGGGGCGCAGCCGGGCCTATTTCAACGGCCGGATGGTCTCGCAGACCGCCCTCGCGGACTTGTCGCCGCTGCTCGTGGAGCTTGTGGGGCAACACAGCGTCGTCCACCTCCTGTCGCGGGCGGCCGCGCTGTCGGCGGTGGACGATTTTTCGAAAACCGCGCAGGAGGCGGCGGAGATGCGCGGCCTCTACCGGCGGATCTCCGCCCTCCGGAGGAACGTGGAGGAGTCGGAGTCGCGCGGGGCGAACGCGCGCGAGCGGGGGGAGCACCTCGATTTCCAGGTCCAGGAGCTGACCCGGGCCGCCCTGAGCCCCGAGGAGGAGGAAAAACTCGCCGCGGACCTCCAACTCTTCCGCAACGCCGCGAAGGTGCTTTCGGCCCTCCGGGGGGCCGAAGACGCCCTTTCCTCCTCGGAGCATTCCTCCGTCGCCTCGCTCTCCTTCGCCGCCGCGAGGCTGAAGGAGGCGGCGGCGGTCGACCCGAGGATCGCCGGCCTTGTGGAGCGCGTCCGGTCGCTCGGGATCGAGGCGCAGGAACTGGCCCGGGAGCTTTCCGGGCTGTCGGCGGCGGTCGACCTGTCGGCCGAAGCGATGGAAAGGACGGAGGAAAGGCTGAGCGAGATCCGGCGCCTGAGGAGGAAATACGGGACCGACGTGCCGGGGCTTCTGGCGATGCTCACGGAACTGCGGGCGGAGCGGGAGAGGCTCGAGGGGGCGCAGGAGGAGGCGAGACGGTTGCGGGAGCAGCTGCGGAACGAGGAGGAGGCAGGCGTGCGCGCGGCCACGGAGCTTGGCAGGAAGCGGCGCGAGGGAGCGAAACGGATGGGGCCCGCGGTCGGGAAGGAGCTTTCCCGGGTGGCGCTTGCCGGAGCGAAGTTCCGGGTCGAACTCGTTTCCCGCCCGCCCGGGCCGGAATCCCTCTCGGCGCACGGGTTCGACGAGGCGGAGTTCCTGTTCTGCGCGAATCCGGGTCAGGAGATGCGCCCTCTCTCCACGACGGCTTCGGGAGGGGAGCTTTCGCGCGTCATGCTCGCTCTCCGCAATGCCTCCGCGCGGGGGCGGGGGAACCGGACGATGGTGTTCGACGAGATCGACACGGGGATCGGCGGCAGGGTGGCGGAGCGCGTGGGGGCGTGCCTGAGAGGACTCTCCGCGACGGCGCAAGTGGTCTGCGTCACCCACCTTCCGCAGGTGGCCGCCTTCGCGGACGCCCATCTGCTGGTCGTCAAGCAGTCCGGGAAAGGCTCGGTCGCCACCGGGGTGCAAGCGTTGTCGAAACAGGATAGGATTAAGGAACTTGCGCGCATGATCTCGGGAGCCGACGTGACCGAGGAAGCGCAGGCGCACGCGAGGGAACTGATCGAGGGAGCGGCGCGGGGATGA
- the pdhA gene encoding pyruvate dehydrogenase (acetyl-transferring) E1 component subunit alpha: protein MLREDGSVDPALDPALPNEDLLFLFRKMLLLRALDEKAISLQRSGRIGFFVPSTGQEASEIGSGFALKEGDWVFPSYRDQGAALVRGYPLSSIVGQLFGNASDAIKGHQMPNHWCDRSINLVSVSSPVATQLPQAVGAGYAAKLRGDKIAVIAFFGDGGSSTGDFHAAMNFAGVYGTPTVFFCSNNQYAISLPFAKQTASGSIAEKAAAYGFEGVRVDGNDLLAVCKVTRDALEKARAGGGPTLIEALTYRMGPHSTSDDPTRYRPEEERADWAKRDPVSRFAEYLRRAGVVDGKTAETLAEEAREEVQRAVKECEGAPPVSPESLVEDVYAEMPWHLAEQRKLLSGGEG, encoded by the coding sequence GTGCTACGGGAGGACGGTTCGGTCGATCCGGCGCTGGACCCAGCCTTGCCGAACGAGGACCTCCTGTTTCTGTTCCGGAAGATGCTCCTCCTCCGGGCCCTGGATGAAAAGGCGATCAGTCTCCAGCGGTCGGGCCGGATCGGGTTTTTCGTCCCGAGCACCGGACAGGAGGCGTCGGAGATCGGCTCCGGCTTCGCCCTGAAAGAAGGAGACTGGGTCTTCCCCTCCTACCGGGATCAAGGTGCAGCTCTCGTACGGGGCTATCCGCTCTCCTCCATCGTCGGGCAGCTGTTCGGCAATGCCTCGGACGCGATCAAGGGGCACCAGATGCCCAACCACTGGTGCGACCGATCGATCAACCTGGTATCGGTGTCCAGCCCCGTCGCCACCCAGCTGCCGCAGGCGGTGGGAGCGGGCTACGCCGCGAAGCTCCGCGGGGACAAAATCGCGGTCATCGCCTTCTTCGGCGACGGGGGCTCTTCCACGGGCGATTTCCACGCGGCGATGAACTTCGCCGGCGTCTACGGGACCCCCACCGTCTTTTTCTGCAGCAACAACCAGTATGCGATCTCTCTTCCTTTCGCAAAGCAGACGGCTTCGGGCTCGATCGCGGAAAAGGCTGCCGCGTACGGGTTCGAGGGGGTCCGCGTGGACGGGAACGACCTCCTTGCGGTGTGCAAGGTCACCCGGGACGCACTCGAAAAAGCCCGGGCCGGGGGCGGACCGACGCTCATCGAAGCGCTGACCTACCGGATGGGGCCGCACTCCACCTCGGACGACCCTACGCGCTACCGGCCCGAGGAGGAACGTGCCGATTGGGCGAAGCGGGATCCCGTTAGCCGGTTTGCGGAGTATCTTCGGCGGGCGGGCGTCGTGGACGGGAAGACGGCGGAGACCCTGGCGGAGGAGGCGAGAGAAGAGGTCCAACGGGCCGTGAAGGAGTGCGAGGGCGCCCCGCCGGTTTCCCCGGAGTCACTGGTAGAGGATGTGTATGCGGAGATGCCGTGGCACCTGGCCGAGCAGAGAAAGCTCCTCTCGGGCGGGGAGGGATGA
- a CDS encoding CaiB/BaiF CoA-transferase family protein translates to MSPLAGIRVLDLSLQLPGPFCTLMMADSGADVVKVDEPSPRVRNPFSGEEWGQSPADRYLNRGKRSMTLDLKSEKGKKIFRTLAQEADVVVEGFRPGVVQRLGVDYATLSGANPRLVYCSISGYGQTGPMRDVAGHDINYISYAGVLGLCGRKETPPAIPSVQIGDLFGGAMMALTGILMALHARQTTGRGRWVDISMTDGTMAMLSIHAAAVLSGMPPPERGAMILTGMFPCYETYRCGCGGYVSVGSLESWFWKNLVMALGREDLIGLQYATGDEGARVKAEMGKIFASRTRDEWVSFFQDKDVCFSPVLSLGEAFEHPNAQARGMVVEVESPLGGRDRQPGLPLKFLSRDREGDGHRRTAPPARSPRLGEHDEEILAKLGYRDEQIADLRKQGVIRRR, encoded by the coding sequence ATGTCGCCGCTTGCCGGTATCCGGGTCCTCGACCTGTCGCTCCAGCTTCCCGGCCCTTTCTGCACGCTGATGATGGCCGATTCCGGCGCCGACGTCGTCAAGGTGGACGAACCGTCGCCGCGGGTGCGCAACCCCTTCTCGGGGGAGGAGTGGGGTCAAAGCCCCGCGGACCGGTATCTCAACCGCGGGAAGCGCAGCATGACGCTCGACCTGAAGTCGGAGAAGGGGAAAAAGATCTTCCGCACCCTCGCGCAAGAAGCCGACGTCGTGGTCGAAGGTTTCCGCCCCGGCGTGGTGCAGCGGCTCGGGGTCGATTACGCCACGCTTTCCGGGGCGAACCCGCGCCTGGTGTACTGCTCCATTTCGGGGTACGGGCAGACCGGCCCGATGCGGGACGTGGCGGGGCACGACATCAACTACATCTCCTACGCCGGCGTGCTCGGGTTATGCGGGCGGAAGGAAACGCCGCCTGCGATCCCGTCCGTCCAGATCGGGGACCTGTTCGGCGGGGCGATGATGGCCCTGACCGGGATCCTGATGGCGCTCCATGCGAGGCAGACCACGGGGAGGGGGCGTTGGGTGGACATCTCCATGACCGACGGAACGATGGCGATGCTTTCGATCCACGCGGCTGCGGTCCTTTCCGGGATGCCTCCCCCGGAGCGCGGGGCCATGATCCTCACGGGGATGTTTCCGTGCTACGAGACGTACCGGTGCGGGTGTGGCGGGTACGTGAGCGTCGGTTCCCTGGAGAGCTGGTTCTGGAAAAACCTGGTGATGGCGCTGGGGCGGGAGGATCTCATCGGCCTGCAGTATGCAACGGGCGACGAAGGTGCGCGCGTCAAGGCGGAGATGGGAAAAATCTTTGCTTCCCGGACGAGGGACGAATGGGTTTCCTTTTTTCAAGACAAGGATGTCTGCTTCTCGCCGGTCCTGTCGCTCGGGGAGGCGTTCGAACACCCGAACGCACAAGCCCGGGGGATGGTCGTGGAGGTGGAATCCCCGCTCGGAGGAAGGGACAGGCAGCCCGGGCTTCCCCTGAAGTTTCTCTCGCGGGACCGGGAAGGGGACGGACATCGGAGGACGGCCCCGCCCGCACGGTCCCCACGGCTTGGGGAACACGACGAGGAGATACTGGCGAAGCTCGGCTACCGGGACGAGCAGATCGCCGACCTCCGCAAACAGGGCGTGATCCGGAGGAGGTGA
- a CDS encoding TldD/PmbA family protein has translation MPDRLFGLVKREVSRRGGGESELWVRRARVRRYEAREGGIDAISFSDTVSLGVRVFREGRMGFSYGFGEGEDDVRHTVEAAIFCADASDRDDAYGLPEDGEECPPGAGEHRVPQLYDPSCETVGDHEKADFARELESRALALDPRMKRVRTASLTETVAGEWFRNSRGREGAQRESWYYASVDSVAEEGAEGQTGYGFGFARRLVDLQPNGIAEESGGRALRMLGSRTLPTGRAAALLENGVTADLLEVLAPSFLAPQVAKGKSIFAGKIGRTVASPCVEVVDDPLDPQGAGATVFDGEGVSSRRNVLIRSGTLASFLADSFWGRRIGTGTTASLRRPSPKVPPAVGTGGLRMTAGHRTVGQMLSELGEGVILKELLGIHTADPVSGDFSVGASGVRFQGGEEKEPVRGFAVSGNVLSLFRDVVAVGDDFRWFGRTGCPSLAVSAVEIGGA, from the coding sequence GTGCCTGACCGGCTCTTCGGTCTGGTGAAACGGGAGGTCTCCCGCCGGGGCGGGGGCGAGTCGGAGCTGTGGGTCCGGCGCGCCCGCGTCCGCAGGTACGAGGCGCGCGAAGGCGGGATCGACGCCATCTCTTTCTCGGATACGGTTTCCCTCGGGGTCCGCGTTTTCCGGGAGGGGAGGATGGGCTTTTCCTACGGGTTCGGGGAGGGGGAGGACGACGTTCGTCATACCGTGGAGGCGGCGATCTTCTGCGCGGACGCCTCCGACCGGGATGACGCCTACGGTCTGCCGGAGGACGGGGAGGAATGTCCCCCGGGGGCCGGAGAGCACCGCGTACCGCAACTCTACGACCCTTCCTGCGAAACGGTGGGGGATCACGAAAAGGCGGACTTCGCCCGCGAGCTGGAAAGCCGCGCACTCGCCCTCGATCCCCGGATGAAGCGGGTGCGGACCGCGTCGCTCACGGAGACGGTGGCGGGGGAGTGGTTCCGGAACTCCCGGGGGAGGGAAGGCGCCCAGCGCGAGTCCTGGTATTACGCCTCCGTGGACTCCGTGGCCGAGGAGGGGGCGGAGGGGCAGACGGGATACGGGTTCGGGTTCGCCCGACGGCTCGTAGACCTTCAGCCGAACGGGATCGCGGAGGAGAGCGGGGGGAGGGCTCTCCGGATGCTCGGGAGCCGCACCCTGCCGACCGGCCGCGCCGCCGCCCTCCTGGAGAACGGGGTGACGGCCGACCTTCTCGAGGTGCTGGCCCCCTCGTTTCTCGCCCCGCAGGTCGCCAAGGGGAAATCGATCTTCGCGGGGAAGATCGGCCGGACCGTCGCCTCGCCCTGCGTGGAGGTGGTCGACGACCCGCTCGACCCGCAGGGGGCGGGGGCCACGGTCTTCGACGGAGAAGGGGTTTCCTCGCGCCGGAACGTCCTGATCCGGAGCGGGACGCTCGCCTCGTTCCTGGCCGACTCGTTCTGGGGAAGGAGGATCGGGACGGGGACGACGGCGAGCCTCAGGCGGCCGTCGCCCAAGGTTCCTCCGGCAGTCGGCACGGGCGGGCTGCGCATGACGGCGGGACACCGGACCGTGGGGCAGATGCTGTCGGAGCTCGGGGAGGGCGTGATCCTGAAGGAGCTGTTGGGGATCCACACGGCGGATCCGGTGTCGGGAGACTTCTCCGTGGGGGCCTCGGGAGTCCGGTTTCAGGGGGGCGAGGAGAAGGAACCGGTCCGCGGATTCGCCGTTTCCGGGAACGTCCTCTCGCTTTTCCGGGACGTCGTGGCCGTCGGGGACGATTTCCGGTGGTTCGGAAGGACGGGGTGCCCGTCTCTCGCCGTTTCCGCCGTGGAGATCGGGGGAGCTTAA
- a CDS encoding pyrimidine 5'-nucleotidase produces MASEPLFVFDLDNTLYPPHVHLWRLVDARIEHYVQDRLGVDPPTAGRVRKDFLREFGTTLRGLMHHHGVSPSEYLEFVHDVPIPEIVPPRPELGAMLSCLPGRRVVFTNGSESYARRVLSALGVSDLMDGIYGIEFMEYIAKPSRYPYEKLLRANGTSPRDSLFCEDLRENLVPARELGMFSVWVGGREEGFPAHAVIEDVCDLPRVLPRFLANGTGVARKRDRGAG; encoded by the coding sequence ATGGCCTCGGAACCGTTGTTCGTCTTCGACCTGGACAACACCCTCTACCCTCCCCACGTTCACCTGTGGAGGCTCGTGGATGCCCGGATCGAGCACTATGTGCAGGACCGGCTCGGCGTGGACCCGCCGACGGCCGGACGCGTCCGCAAGGATTTCCTCCGGGAGTTCGGGACGACGCTGCGCGGGCTCATGCATCATCACGGGGTGTCCCCCTCCGAGTATCTCGAGTTCGTTCACGATGTCCCCATCCCCGAGATCGTGCCGCCGAGACCGGAACTGGGGGCGATGCTCTCCTGCCTGCCGGGCAGGCGCGTGGTGTTCACCAACGGGTCCGAATCGTACGCCCGCCGGGTTCTCTCGGCGCTGGGGGTTTCGGACCTGATGGACGGGATTTACGGGATCGAGTTCATGGAATATATCGCCAAGCCGTCCCGCTACCCGTACGAGAAGCTTCTGCGGGCGAACGGGACCAGCCCGAGGGATTCCCTCTTCTGCGAGGACCTTCGGGAGAACCTGGTCCCGGCCCGCGAACTGGGGATGTTCTCCGTCTGGGTGGGAGGCCGGGAAGAGGGATTTCCCGCGCACGCGGTCATCGAGGACGTGTGCGACCTTCCCCGGGTCCTTCCCCGGTTCCTGGCCAACGGGACCGGCGTAGCGCGGAAAAGGGACCGCGGCGCTGGGTAG
- a CDS encoding alpha-ketoacid dehydrogenase subunit beta — MATMTLIQAIHSALAEEMERNPAVVLLGEDIGKNGGVFRATEGLWERFGPERVIDTPLAESGIVGMAIGMALYGLRPVAEIQFVDFIYPAFEQIVSELAKFRYRSAGQFPAPVVIRTPSGGGIKGGLYHSQSPEAYFVHTAGLTVVMPSAPADGKGLLTSAMRGPDPVIFLEPKALYRIAKGEVPEGEYAVPLGVARIVREGTDVSLITYGAMVPVADTAAEEADKEGVSVEIIDLRTLWPLDVGAVDRSVQKTGRAIVLHEAPRTCGFGAELSALIQERSFLHLKAPIARVTGFDTPFPYALEKTYIPDARRALEAIRAAVNF, encoded by the coding sequence ATGGCGACCATGACGCTCATCCAGGCGATCCACTCCGCGCTGGCCGAGGAGATGGAGCGGAATCCCGCGGTCGTCCTCCTCGGGGAGGACATCGGAAAAAACGGGGGCGTCTTCCGGGCGACCGAGGGGCTTTGGGAACGGTTCGGCCCGGAACGGGTGATCGACACCCCTCTCGCGGAGTCGGGGATCGTCGGTATGGCGATCGGGATGGCGCTTTACGGCCTGCGCCCCGTTGCCGAGATCCAGTTCGTCGATTTCATCTATCCCGCCTTCGAGCAGATCGTGTCCGAGCTGGCCAAGTTCCGGTACCGGTCGGCGGGCCAGTTCCCCGCGCCCGTCGTGATCCGGACCCCGTCCGGGGGAGGGATCAAGGGAGGTCTGTACCACTCGCAGAGCCCGGAGGCGTATTTCGTCCATACCGCGGGGCTTACGGTTGTCATGCCGTCCGCCCCCGCGGACGGAAAGGGGCTTCTGACTTCCGCGATGCGGGGCCCGGATCCGGTGATCTTCCTGGAGCCCAAGGCGCTCTACCGGATCGCAAAGGGCGAGGTACCCGAAGGGGAATACGCCGTCCCCCTGGGGGTGGCGCGGATCGTGCGGGAGGGAACGGACGTCTCGCTCATCACCTACGGGGCGATGGTCCCGGTGGCGGATACGGCCGCGGAGGAGGCGGACAAGGAGGGGGTAAGCGTCGAGATCATCGATCTTCGCACGCTCTGGCCCCTCGACGTGGGGGCGGTCGACCGGTCGGTGCAGAAGACCGGCCGGGCGATCGTCCTGCACGAGGCGCCCCGGACCTGCGGGTTCGGGGCGGAGTTGTCGGCGCTGATCCAGGAGAGGTCGTTTCTGCATCTCAAGGCGCCCATCGCCCGCGTGACGGGCTTCGACACGCCGTTCCCGTACGCCCTCGAAAAGACGTACATACCGGACGCCCGCCGGGCGCTCGAGGCGATCCGCGCCGCGGTAAACTTCTGA
- a CDS encoding N-acetyltransferase, producing MIRKARMGDVKAIQKLIADYARKGDMLPRALSEIYENLRDYFVYTGDGGEVIGSAAIHIMWEDLAEVRSLAVRDGHMGKGVGTKLVEACVSEAIVLGILRVFALTYKPEFFEKMGFVRVDKSVLPQKIWTDCLKCSKFPDCDEVALVSDLSGLLRA from the coding sequence ATGATCCGAAAGGCCCGGATGGGGGACGTCAAGGCCATCCAGAAACTGATCGCCGACTACGCGCGCAAGGGGGATATGCTCCCCCGGGCGCTGAGCGAAATCTACGAGAACCTGCGCGACTACTTCGTGTACACCGGCGACGGCGGCGAGGTGATCGGGTCCGCCGCCATCCACATCATGTGGGAGGACCTGGCCGAAGTGCGTTCGCTTGCCGTTCGTGACGGGCACATGGGGAAAGGGGTGGGGACGAAGCTCGTCGAGGCGTGCGTCTCCGAGGCGATCGTCCTCGGCATCCTGCGGGTCTTCGCCCTGACCTACAAGCCGGAGTTCTTCGAGAAGATGGGGTTTGTCCGGGTGGACAAGTCCGTACTGCCCCAGAAGATCTGGACGGACTGTCTCAAGTGTTCCAAGTTCCCCGACTGCGACGAGGTCGCCCTGGTGTCCGATCTGTCCGGGTTGCTGCGTGCCTGA
- a CDS encoding Rne/Rng family ribonuclease: protein MTEEKKKRRYWKRSPRRKKESEAPGTPAAGGEAGTPSAEGPESRTVSDEPVEAAPENLEVAEAIDSQDGVRKGRRRSRRRGRGRGKQQAAAVPGEEMPAAAPEGEGAGEMREEGDAGQEPAEPAEGPTVERQAGGEEAQARSGETAETGEAAGTERKGRRRGRRRGRRRGKKGTADAGQEAAAAEGGAQDAPLPEPEVPAGAEGTLSEEPARAEEEEVGEEEVGEEEEGEEVPAGKGPKKGMLIDGTHPEEIRVAIVSDGVLDYFEVENQRKKQFKGNIYKARVVNVAQAIEAAFVEFGGGRHGFLPLNEYCGGALIENLETWNEGDRRPHLRPGMEILVQVTKEESPIKGAAVTSYISIAGRYLVMMLGMKRYGISKKITGEKDRERIRKNMEKLTYPDHLGFIVRTVGAGQPLKDLRADLTNLIKLWDRTVEGARAEKAPALLYEEQDIVIRTLRDNYSSDIVEVLMDSPASLRKASDFFDVYYPKQKSKLKLYQQKRPLFFKFNLEEQIERACIRKVPLPSGGHIVIDRTEALWSIDVNSGRSSKDRDIEDTAFRTNKEAAAEVTRQLRIRDMGGLIVVDFIDMEHRNHNKEVERILKEGLKRDKAKADVSSLGKFGLVAISRQRMGISFYDVMFKACEVCSGTGYLSTLDAAVVKLMRRIHGDLAHEQGKELVLRVSPSLLEAIVNQKREEIGRLEKLCGSRVVFQADPSLPALAFAAAGGQGT from the coding sequence ATGACGGAAGAGAAAAAGAAACGAAGGTACTGGAAACGGAGCCCGCGCAGGAAGAAGGAGAGCGAGGCGCCCGGGACACCCGCCGCCGGCGGGGAGGCAGGAACTCCCTCCGCGGAAGGGCCGGAGAGCCGGACCGTATCCGACGAGCCGGTCGAAGCGGCGCCGGAAAATCTCGAGGTCGCCGAGGCGATCGACTCGCAGGACGGCGTCCGGAAAGGTCGCCGCCGGAGCCGCCGGCGGGGCCGGGGCCGCGGAAAACAGCAGGCCGCAGCGGTTCCGGGGGAGGAAATGCCCGCGGCCGCACCGGAGGGCGAAGGCGCGGGGGAGATGCGGGAGGAAGGGGACGCCGGGCAGGAACCGGCCGAACCGGCGGAAGGGCCGACCGTCGAGCGGCAGGCCGGTGGGGAGGAGGCGCAGGCGCGCTCCGGGGAAACCGCGGAAACCGGGGAAGCGGCGGGAACGGAGCGGAAAGGACGCCGCCGGGGCCGCAGGCGCGGAAGGCGACGGGGGAAGAAGGGAACGGCAGACGCCGGGCAGGAGGCGGCAGCCGCCGAGGGCGGTGCGCAGGATGCTCCCCTCCCGGAGCCGGAAGTTCCCGCGGGGGCCGAAGGGACGTTGTCCGAGGAACCCGCCCGGGCCGAGGAAGAGGAGGTCGGGGAGGAAGAGGTCGGGGAAGAAGAGGAGGGGGAAGAGGTTCCGGCCGGAAAGGGTCCGAAGAAGGGGATGCTCATCGACGGGACCCATCCCGAGGAGATCCGCGTCGCCATCGTCAGTGACGGCGTTCTCGACTACTTCGAGGTGGAGAACCAGCGCAAGAAGCAGTTCAAGGGGAACATCTACAAGGCGCGCGTGGTCAATGTCGCCCAGGCGATCGAGGCCGCCTTCGTCGAATTCGGCGGCGGGCGGCACGGGTTTCTTCCCCTGAACGAATACTGCGGCGGGGCACTCATCGAAAATCTCGAAACGTGGAACGAGGGGGACCGGCGGCCCCATCTGCGCCCGGGGATGGAGATCCTCGTGCAGGTCACCAAGGAGGAGTCGCCCATCAAGGGGGCGGCGGTCACGTCGTACATCAGCATCGCGGGACGGTACCTGGTGATGATGCTGGGGATGAAGCGGTACGGCATTTCGAAGAAGATCACCGGCGAGAAGGATCGGGAGCGGATCCGGAAGAACATGGAGAAGCTCACATACCCCGACCACCTGGGATTCATCGTGCGCACCGTGGGGGCGGGGCAGCCGCTGAAGGACCTCCGGGCGGACCTTACCAACCTGATCAAGCTGTGGGACCGGACGGTGGAGGGGGCGCGCGCCGAGAAGGCCCCCGCGCTGCTCTACGAGGAGCAGGACATCGTCATCCGGACCCTTCGGGACAACTACTCCTCGGACATCGTCGAGGTCCTCATGGATTCGCCCGCCTCCCTGCGGAAAGCGTCGGATTTCTTCGACGTCTACTACCCGAAGCAGAAAAGCAAGCTCAAGTTGTACCAGCAGAAGCGCCCCCTCTTCTTCAAGTTCAACCTGGAAGAACAGATCGAGCGGGCCTGTATTCGCAAGGTGCCTCTGCCGTCGGGGGGGCACATCGTGATCGACCGGACCGAAGCGCTGTGGTCCATCGACGTCAACTCGGGGAGGTCCTCCAAGGACCGCGACATCGAGGACACCGCCTTCCGGACGAACAAGGAGGCGGCCGCCGAGGTGACCCGCCAGCTCCGGATCCGGGACATGGGGGGGCTGATCGTCGTGGACTTCATCGACATGGAGCACCGCAACCACAACAAGGAGGTGGAGCGGATCCTCAAGGAGGGGCTGAAACGGGACAAGGCGAAGGCCGACGTCTCCAGCCTGGGGAAGTTCGGCCTGGTGGCCATCAGCCGGCAGAGGATGGGGATATCCTTCTACGACGTGATGTTCAAGGCGTGCGAGGTGTGCAGCGGCACGGGATATCTCTCCACGCTCGACGCGGCGGTGGTGAAGCTGATGCGGAGGATCCACGGAGACCTCGCCCACGAGCAGGGGAAGGAACTCGTCCTGCGGGTTTCGCCCTCCCTGCTGGAGGCGATCGTGAACCAGAAGCGGGAGGAGATCGGCCGGCTGGAGAAGTTGTGCGGCTCCCGGGTCGTCTTCCAGGCCGACCCCTCGCTTCCCGCCCTCGCGTTTGCCGCGGCGGGGGGACAGGGGACATGA
- a CDS encoding UDP-2,3-diacylglucosamine diphosphatase has product MEPEAPIALDRAIFLSDAHLSQDDLHTRNFLSLAEEAAAEGIALFLLGDIFDLWFGSPGLTFKFQKPVIERLQELRRGGLRLYYVEGNRDFYLKKTHEGSTFHAVSEGEMRAAVGSRIVSLSHGDTVNRADLAYRFWKTLSKNPLAYGVLSVLPPSLVLPVADRLERKLKKTNPRFKESFPERESREFALRMFASGVDFVILGHFHTERILRFAQGEATKILVILPSWKEEWRYFTLTAEGEYGFRNFRPDAPLL; this is encoded by the coding sequence ATGGAACCGGAAGCCCCCATCGCACTGGACAGGGCGATCTTTCTTTCCGACGCCCACCTGAGCCAGGATGACCTGCACACCCGAAATTTCCTGAGCCTGGCGGAAGAGGCCGCGGCCGAAGGGATCGCCCTGTTCCTGCTGGGCGACATCTTCGACCTGTGGTTCGGGTCCCCGGGGCTTACGTTCAAGTTCCAGAAGCCCGTGATCGAGCGCCTGCAGGAATTGCGGCGCGGGGGCCTTCGCTTATATTACGTGGAGGGAAACCGGGATTTCTATCTGAAAAAAACCCACGAAGGAAGCACGTTCCACGCCGTCTCGGAGGGGGAGATGCGCGCCGCGGTGGGATCCCGGATCGTGTCCCTGTCTCACGGCGACACCGTGAACCGGGCCGACCTCGCCTACCGGTTCTGGAAGACCCTGTCGAAGAATCCCCTGGCCTACGGCGTCCTTTCCGTCCTGCCCCCCTCCCTCGTGCTCCCGGTCGCCGACCGCCTGGAGAGGAAGCTCAAAAAGACCAACCCGCGCTTCAAGGAATCGTTCCCGGAGAGGGAGTCCCGCGAGTTCGCCCTTCGGATGTTCGCCTCCGGCGTGGACTTCGTCATCCTGGGGCACTTTCACACGGAGCGGATCCTGCGTTTCGCCCAAGGCGAGGCGACCAAGATCCTCGTGATCCTTCCCTCGTGGAAGGAGGAGTGGCGGTACTTCACCCTCACCGCGGAGGGAGAGTACGGCTTCCGGAACTTCCGGCCCGACGCGCCGCTACTTTGA